Within the Acuticoccus sediminis genome, the region AGATGCCGGCAGCGCCCGTCTTCATCGACGGCGAGAAGGCGATGACCCTGCGCGGCGCCAACATCGCCGGCGAGTTCAAGGCGATCGTCGAGGACTACGTCGCCCGGCGCTACTCTAAGGTTTAGCCGGGAGGCCCATCCCTCGTCCCCGCGGCTGTCTCTGCGGCGCCGATGTGGCGAGAATCGGCAGGGATCCTGCGGGTGTGACCTGGCTCACAGATTGTCTTGTGCGTGGCAAGCGGTGGTTGAAGAGGGGCCTCCGCATGGACAGCTTTGGCGCATCGTTTTTCGCCAAAGGATACTGACAATGCTTCGCACCCTGACCGCTGCCACCCTCATTCTCGCCGCCGTCTCCGGCCCCGCCCTCGCCGATCCGGACAACCGGATGCTGGGCTCCTCCTGGATCAACCATCCGGACGGCTCGCGCACCCACGTGATCACCAACGCGCAGTTCTCGACCGCGCTCGATTTCAACTCCTACAACCAGCGCATCGGCAGCCGCCGCTTCTCCGGCTACAACAACCGCCACGAGCACAAGGAGCTCGTGAACCGCCTGCGTCGCCCGGGCGACCGCGTGATCTTCGGCTTCTGATCGCGCCGGGGCCGCGCGCGGCCCCTTCGAAGGTCCGGCTCTTATCAGCGGGCGCATTCACCCTATGTCTCTTCGTCGGCATTCGTGGCCAATCGGAGGGCGAAGGGTGAGCATGGAGACAGAGGCAGTCGACGTGTCCGGCCTCAACGACTGGGAGGTCGAGGCGGGCGGTGCGGCCATTCTCCGGACGCTGAAGTTCAAGACCTTCAACGAGGCATTCGGGTTCATGACCCAGGTCGCGCTGACGGCCGAGAAAATGAACCACCACCCGGAGTGGTCGAACGTCTATAATCGCGTGTCGATCCGCCTGACGACGCACGATACCGGCGGACTGACCGAGAAGGATTTCGCGCTGGCGCGGGAGATCGACCGCGCCGCCGGGGGGCGGACATGAACGACGAAGTACGCATCGGAGAGATCCTCGGCCCCGACGGGGCCGAACGGCTCGAGGAGGACGAGGCGAAGGTTCGCCGCAGGTTCTGGCCGACGCTGCGCATGGCCGCCCGGCACATCCCGTTCTCGCAGGACCTCGTGGCCGCCTACTTCTGCGCGCTCGACCCGAAGGTGCCGTTCCGTGTGCGCGCCACGATGCTGGGCGCGCTGGTCTATTTCGTGACGCCGATCGACGCGATCCCGGACATGCTCCTGGGAATCGGCTTCAGCGACGACGTGACGGTGCTCCTCGGCGCGATGGCGCTGATGGCGAGCCACATCACCGACCGCCACCGCGAACGCGCCGCGAAGGCCCTCGCCGACTGAACCGCGGGGCGAAACGGCAGGCGGCGACCGGAGCGCCGGGCCGATGGAATGTCGGGAAAATCGGATGTCGGGCGCCCCGTCCGGCGCCGCGCGCCGTCGGGCCCGTCACTGGCGACCCGGCACCCCAACCGCAGCCCCGGCGGAGAGAGCGGCCGAGGCTGCGGCAGGACCCGATAGGCTCCGCTTATGGCGGGGCCGGCTGGATCCTTCGGGGGTAAAGGGGTATGAGGTTACGCGGGGAGCGGCCGGCCCCTGGGGCGGCCACTCGTTTGCGTGTCTCGCCGGGGCGTTACCAGCCGAAGCGGTCGCGCGGCAGATCCCAGGCCGGACGCTGGCTCTCGGTTCGCGCCTCCACGTCCGTCAGCCCAATATCTGCGAGCATGCGCTCGTCCAGGCGCTCGAGGTGACGTCGCTCGGTCCATACGTCGAGCCAGTGGCCGACGATGCGGGCGCGTTTGATCCAACCTGCCTTGGGTAGGGTGATATGAGACAGAACGTGTTCCACAGGCCGTCCTCCTTATGCCAGCCGTTGCACCGTTGATTTGGGCGCCCAAAGATCATAAGTAAAACGAAACGTCCTGATCCCTTTGATCACTGGATTTGATGTTATGGTTCGGACCCTGGATCTCGCAGCTCTCAGAAGCTTTCTCGCCATCGTCGAGCACGGCGGCGTGACGCGCGCCGCCAAGCGACTGAACCTGACCCAGTCCGCCGTCTCCATGCAGCTGAAGCGCCTGGAGGAGGGCCTCGGCCACACCCTCCTCGACCGCGCGCGCAAGGGGATGACGCCGACCGCGGCGGGCGAGCAGCTCGCCTCCTACGCCCGACGCATGCTGGAGCTGAACGACGAGGCGCTCGCCCGGCTGACGGAGCCGTCCTTCCAGGGCGACCTGACCCTCGGCGCGCCTCACGATGTCGTGTACCCGCACATTCCGGAGGTGCTGCGCCTCTTCGCGCGCACCTACCCGCGCGTACGCGTGCAGCTCCAGTCGTCCTACACCAGCGTCCTCAAGGACCAGTTCGCGCGGGGCGAGGTGGACGTCATCCTGACGACCGAGCTGATGCCGGATCCGGGCGCGGAGGTGCTGCAGGCCGGCCCGCTGGTCTGGATCGGCGCGCCGGCCGGGCAGGCCTACCGCAACCGCCCGCTGCCGCTGGCGTTCGAGAACGGCTGCATTTTCCGCCCCTGGGTGCAGCGGGCGCTCGACGATGCGGGCATTCCCTGGGTGATGGCGGTCGAGTCGCTGTCGATACGCACTGTCGAGGCGACGGTCGCGGCGGATCTCGCGGTTCATGCCGGCATCGAGGACACGCTGCCGCCGCAGCTCGCGCAGATCGAGCACGGCGGTTCCTTGCCGCCGCTGCCGACCACTTACATCGCCATGTACGTGGCCGACGGGCCGAATGCCGGCCTCGCCCAGAAGCTCGCGGACGTCCTCCGCGACATGTGGCGCGCCGCTCCGACCCTAGACCTTCCCCTCGCCGCGGAGTAAGGGCCCGAGGCACAAGGTTCGAACGAGCCGGTGACAGCGTCGATGCGGCGTGGGGGGAGCCCCGCGCCAGCTTCGCGCAAGCCGGCCGCCGTACCCCCAGAGCACAACGCCGACGCGGATCATGACGGACCGTTGTTCACGGTCTTTTCAATGCCTGCCGGTCATAGTGCTTGAGTGTGCCCCCCGTCCCACGGTCAAGATCGCTGAATCATGGCGAATCATGGCCAACCGGTAATGGAGCGGGGCTTGACCCCGGCGCGCCTCACCTGAAAAGGGTGGAGTGTGCCTCGACGGACCAAGGACAAGGACTATCCCGAATGCGGTCGATCGCAGCCCTCATCCTCATCCTTTTCCCCTTATCCGCCAGCGCGCAGGTGCCCCAACTCTTGCAGCAGTATGGCGACTGGGAAGCTTATCGTTACGAGGCGAACGGCAAGACCACCTGTTACGTCTTGACGAAGCCGAAGACCCTCGCGCCACCCAATCGCAATCATGGCGACGTGTTCTTCTTCCTGACCACGCGCCCGGGCGATGATGTCACCAATGAGGCAAGCGTCCTCGTCGGCTACCCCTTCGCGCCGGACTCCACGGTGACGGTCGACATCGACGGCCGCGAGTTCACGATGTTCACCAAGGATGACGGGGCCTGGGTTGAATCTCCGGCCGACGAAGCCCAGTTGGTTGCTGCAATGCGCGCCGGCAGCCGGATGACCGTCAAAGGCAAATCCGCCCGCGGTACCGAGACCACCTATACCTTCTCGCTGTCCGGCGTGACGGCGGGCTCCGACCGGATTTCATCGGGTTGTAAGAACTGATGGCGAACCTCGCTCTCCTGAAACGACGCTCCGCCCCCGAGGCCATCACGCCCGAGGTGCGCGCGCTCGACGTGGAGGGCGAACCGCAGCTCATCGGCGCCTCGCGCGCCGAGCTCGCCGGCCATCTCGCGGCCATCGGCGTCCCGCCGGGGCAGATCGCG harbors:
- a CDS encoding 4a-hydroxytetrahydrobiopterin dehydratase is translated as METEAVDVSGLNDWEVEAGGAAILRTLKFKTFNEAFGFMTQVALTAEKMNHHPEWSNVYNRVSIRLTTHDTGGLTEKDFALAREIDRAAGGRT
- a CDS encoding invasion associated locus B family protein; the encoded protein is MRSIAALILILFPLSASAQVPQLLQQYGDWEAYRYEANGKTTCYVLTKPKTLAPPNRNHGDVFFFLTTRPGDDVTNEASVLVGYPFAPDSTVTVDIDGREFTMFTKDDGAWVESPADEAQLVAAMRAGSRMTVKGKSARGTETTYTFSLSGVTAGSDRISSGCKN
- a CDS encoding LysR family transcriptional regulator; the encoded protein is MVRTLDLAALRSFLAIVEHGGVTRAAKRLNLTQSAVSMQLKRLEEGLGHTLLDRARKGMTPTAAGEQLASYARRMLELNDEALARLTEPSFQGDLTLGAPHDVVYPHIPEVLRLFARTYPRVRVQLQSSYTSVLKDQFARGEVDVILTTELMPDPGAEVLQAGPLVWIGAPAGQAYRNRPLPLAFENGCIFRPWVQRALDDAGIPWVMAVESLSIRTVEATVAADLAVHAGIEDTLPPQLAQIEHGGSLPPLPTTYIAMYVADGPNAGLAQKLADVLRDMWRAAPTLDLPLAAE
- a CDS encoding DUF1127 domain-containing protein, yielding MEHVLSHITLPKAGWIKRARIVGHWLDVWTERRHLERLDERMLADIGLTDVEARTESQRPAWDLPRDRFGW
- a CDS encoding YkvA family protein, with product MNDEVRIGEILGPDGAERLEEDEAKVRRRFWPTLRMAARHIPFSQDLVAAYFCALDPKVPFRVRATMLGALVYFVTPIDAIPDMLLGIGFSDDVTVLLGAMALMASHITDRHRERAAKALAD